In Citrus sinensis cultivar Valencia sweet orange chromosome 4, DVS_A1.0, whole genome shotgun sequence, one DNA window encodes the following:
- the LOC107174318 gene encoding pleiotropic drug resistance protein 2-like isoform X2 yields MMATDDLARTLSINGRSMSRKGSFSSASKKGWASASLREAWNNPGDVFAKSGREEDEEELKWAAIERLPTYDRVRKTMLKHVLENGRIGYEEVDVSELGMQDKKNLLESILKVVEEDNEKFLLRLRERTDRVGIEIPKIEVRFENLSIEGDAYVGTRALPTLLNTSLNAIEGVLGFLRLFPSKKRKLEILHDVSGIVKPSRMTLLLGPPGSGKTTLLQALSGKSDKSLRVSGRVTYCGHELTEFVPQRTCAYISQHDLHHGEMTVRETLDFSGRCLGVGTRFELLAELSRREKDAGIKPDPEIDAFMKATAMSGLKTSLGTDYVLKILGLDICADIMVGNEMRRGISGGQKKRVTTGEMLVGPAKALFMDEISTGLDSSTTFQIVRFMRQMVHITDVTMIISLLQPAPETYDLFDDIILLSEGEIVYQGPREYVLDFFESVGFRCPERKGAADFLQEVTSRKDQQQYWCKKNEPYRYVSVPEFVEHFKTFHVGQKLTDELRVPYDKSKTHPAGLVKKRYGISNWELFKTCFAREWLLMKRNSFVYVFKTFQITIMSIIAFTVYLRTQMTYGQLIDGGKFYGALFFSLVNVMFNGMAELALTIVRLPAFYKQRDFLFFPAWAFALPIWVLRIPLSLMESSIWILLTYYTIGFAPSATRFFRQLLAFFSVHQMGLSLFRFIAAVSRTQVVANTLGTFTLLLVFVLGGFIVAKDDIKPWMIWGYYVSPMSYGQNAIVLNEFLDERWSAPNPARFLVDEPTVGKALLKARGMYTEDHMFWICIVALLGFSLFFNLCFIAALTYLDPPGFTYSIQMNAGIDMAVMNTPDNSIIGATSTRKGMVLPFQPLSLAFDHVNYFVDMPAEMKSQGIEENRLQLLQDVSGAFRPGVLTALVGVSGAGKTTLMDVLAGRKTGGYIEGSISISGYPKKQETFARISGYCEQNDIHSPNVTIYESLLYSAWLRLPKDVNTETRKMFVEEVMELVEMKALRNSLVGLPGVDGLSTEQRKRLTIAVELVANPSIIFMDEPTSGLDARAAAIVMRTVRNTVDTGRTVVCTIHQPSIDIFEAFDELFLMKRGGQVIYAGPLGRQSHKLVEYFEAVPGVPKIRDGYNPATWVLEVSSNAVETQLNVDFAAIYADSDLYRRNQQLIKELSSPAPGSKDLYFTTKYSQDFITQCKTCFWKQHWSYWRNPKYNAIRFFLTTVIGALFGMIFWDKGEKTSKEQDLINLLGAMYSAVLFLGASNASSVTSVVAIERTVFYRERAAGMYSSLTYAFAQVSIEAIYVSIQTIVYSLLLYSMIGFHWEVTKFLWFYFFMLMCFMYFTLYGMMLVALTPNQQIATILMSFFLSFWNLFSGFMVPRTQIPIWWRWYYWASPVAWTIYGLVTSQIGDKVSEVEVAGESGITVKEYLYKHYGYDYDFLGAVAAAHIGFVVLFFFVFVYGIKFLNFQRR; encoded by the exons ATGATGGCTACAGATGATCTGGCTAGGACACTGAGCATTAATGGGAGGTCAATGAGCCGGAAGGGGAGTTTTTCGTCGGCAAGTAAAAAAGGTTGGGCCTCCGCTAGTCTCCGGGAGGCATGGAACAATCCGGGGGACGTGTTTGCGAAAAGTGGAAGAGAGGAGGATGAAGAAGAGCTGAAATGGGCAGCTATAGAGAGGCTGCCAACTTATGATCGGGTGAGAAAGACTATGTTGAAGCACGttttggaaaatggaagaATTGGTTATGAAGAAGTTGATGTTAGTGAACTTGGTATGCAAGATAAGAAGAATCTGTTGGAAAGCATACTTAAAGTTGTTGAAGAGGATAATGAGAAGTTTCTTTTGAGGCTTAGAGAAAGAACCGATAG GGTGGGGATTGAAATTCCTAAAATTGAAGTGCGGTTTGAGAATTTGTCGATTGAAGGAGACGCATATGTTGGAACCAGGGCACTTCCAACTCTGCTGAATACTTCCTTGAATGCCATAGAG GGAGTGCTTGGATTTTTGAGACTTTTCCCATCAAAGAAACGGAAATTGGAGATACTCCATGACGTGAGTGGAATTGTCAAACCATCAAG GATGACACTGCTTCTGGGACCTCCAGGATCTGGAAAAACTACATTGCTTCAGGCTCTTTCTGGAAAGAGTGACAAGAGTTTAAGG GTATCAGGCAGAGTCACATACTGTGGCCACGAATTGACGGAGTTTGTTCCTCAAAGAACATGTGCTTATATCAGTCAGCATGATCTTCATCATGGTGAGATGACAGTGAGGGAAACCCTGGATTTCTCTGGACGTTGCTTGGGAGTTGGGACTCGATTCGAGCTCTTGGCGGAGTTGTCAAGGAGAGAAAAGGATGCAGGCATCAAACCAGATCCTGAGATTGATGCATTCATGAAAGCCACAGCAATGTCAGGCCTAAAGACCAGTCTTGGTACTGATTACGTGCTCAAG ATTCTTGGATTGGATATCTGTGCTGATATTATGGTGGGTAATGAGATGAGAAGAGGCATATCCGGTGGACAAAAGAAGCGCGTTACTACag GAGAAATGTTGGTTGGACCTGCCAAAGCTCTTTTCATGGATGAAATATCAACTGGTCTAGACAGCTCCACCACTTTTCAGATTGTGAGGTTTATGAGGCAGATGGTTCACATTACGGATGTGACAATGATAATCTCTCTTCTGCAGCCTGCCCCCGAAACTTATGATCTTTTCGATGACATTATCTTACTTTCAGAGGGAGAGATTGTGTATCAAGGTCCAAGAGAGTATGTGCTTGATTTCTTTGAGAGCGTAGGCTTTAGATGCCCGGAAAGGAAAGGGGCTGCTGATTTCTTGCAAGAGGTAACTTCCAGAAAGGATCAACAGCAGTATTGGTGCAAAAAGAATGAGCCTTACAGATATGTCTCAGTGCCTGAATTTGTTGAACACTTCAAGACATTCCACGTTGGTCAAAAACTGACTGATGAACTCAGAGTGCCTTACGATAAATCTAAAACTCATCCTGCTGGTTTGGTGAAAAAAAGGTATGGCATCTCAAATTGGGAACTCTTCAAGACATGCTTTGCTAGAGAGTGGCTATTGATGAAGCGCAATTCTTTTGTGTATGTATTCAAGACATTTCAGATCACCATCATGTCAATCATTGCCTTTACAGTCTATTTAAGAACACAGATGACGTACGGTCAATTAATAGATGGAGGGAAATTTTATGGTGCATTGTTCTTCAGTCTTGTGAATGTTATGTTCAATGGAATGGCAGAGCTTGCATTGACAATAGTAAGGCTTCCCGCATTTTACAAGCAAAGGGATTTCCTGTTCTTCCCAGCTTGGGCATTTGCCTTGCCAATTTGGGTTCTCAGGATTCCACTCTCCTTGATGGAATCATCGATATGGATTCTCCTTACATACTACACAATTGGGTTTGCTCCTAGTGCCACCAG ATTTTTCCGCCAGCTATTGGCCTTCTTCAGTGTGCATCAGATGGGTCTATCTCTGTTCCGATTCATTGCAGCAGTAAGTAGAACACAAGTTGTGGCAAACACACTCGGAACCTTTACATTGCTGTTGGTTTTTGTACTTGGTGGATTTATTGTTGCCAAAG ATGACATCAAACCATGGATGATATGGGGTTACTACGTTTCTCCTATGTCGTATGGTCAGAATGCCATTGTCCTCAAtgaatttcttgatgaaaGATGGAGTGCA CCCAATCCCGCACGTTTTCTTGTCGATGAACCAACTGTTGGCAAGGCTCTTCTGAAAGCCAGAGGCATGTACACAGAAGACCACATGTTTTGGATATGCATTGTAGCACTGCTTGGATTTTCTCTGTTCTTCAATCTCTGCTTTATAGCAGCACTAACTTACCTTGATC CA CCAGGTTTCACATATTCTATCCAAATGAATGCAGGCATTGATATGGCAGTCATGAACACTCCAGACAACTCAATAATTGGTGCCACATCTACTAGAAAAGGAATGGTGTTGCCCTTTCAACCATTGTCACTTGCATTTGATCATGTCAATTACTTTGTCGACATGCCTGCT GAAATGAAGAGCCaaggaattgaagaaaatcGGCTCCAACTGTTGCAAGATGTTAGTGGTGCTTTTAGGCCTGGTGTTCTAACAGCATTGGTTGGGGTAAGTGGTGCTGGGAAGACCACTTTGATGGATGTTCTAGCAGGCAGAAAAACTGGGGGTTACATCGAAGGAAGTATCAGCATTTCTGGTTACCCAAAGAAGCAAGAAACTTTTGCTCGCATCAGCGGTTACTGTGAACAGAATGATATTCATTCTCCGAATGTTACAATATATGAGTCCTTGCTGTACTCCGCCTGGCTGCGTCTACCAAAGGATGTCAATACTGAAACGCGAAAG ATGTTTGTTGAGGAAGTCATGGAGTTGGTCGAGATGAAGGCATTGAGGAATTCTCTGGTTGGCCTTCCAGGGGTTGACGGTCTGTCTACTGAGCAGCGAAAGAGACTCACTATAGCCGTAGAattggttgcaaatccatccATCATTTTCATGGATGAACCAACCTCAGGCCTTGATGCTCGAGCTGCTGCCATTGTAATGCGAACTGTAAGAAATACAGTAGATACAGGAAGGACAGTTGTCTGTACAATTCACCAACCCAGCATAGATATTTTTGAAGCGTTTGATGAG CTGTTTTTGATGAAAAGAGGAGGACAAGTTATTTATGCTGGACCCCTTGGTCGCCAATCTCACAAACTCGTAGAGTACTTTGAA GCTGTTCCCGGGGTTCCGAAAATCAGAGATGGTTACAATCCTGCTACATGGGTGCTAGAAGTCAGTTCTAATGCTGTTGAAACTCAACTTAATGTAGATTTTGCTGCAATTTATGCCGACTCTGACCTGTATAG gAGGAATCAACAACTCATCAAAGAGCTAAGCAGTCCAGCACCAGGATCTAAGGACCTTTACTTCACTACCAAATACTCTCAAGACTTCATTACTCAATGCAAGACTTGCTTCTGGAAACAGCACTGGTCCTACTGGAGGAATCCGAAATACAATGCCATTCGATTCTTCCTGACAACAGTTATTGGAGCTCTATTTGGAATGATTTTCTGGGATAAAGGAGAAAAGAC AAGCAAAGAACAAGACCTGATAAATCTGCTTGGAGCTATGTATTCTGCTGTCCTCTTCCTTGGAGCCTCCAACGCTTCCTCTGTGACATCTGTTGTGGCAATCGAAAGAACAGTCTTCTACCGCGAAAGAGCAGCAGGGATGTACTCATCTTTGACTTATGCATTCGCTCAG GTTTCCATAGAGGCAATTTATGTTTCAATCCAGACCATAGTGTACTCTCTGTTGCTTTACTCGATGATCGGGTTCCACTGGGAAGTTACCAAGTTCTTGTGGTTCTATTTTTTCATGTTGATGTGCTTTATGTACTTCACCCTCTATGGAATGATGCTTGTAGCTCTCACTCCAAACCAACAAATCGCTACCATTCTTATGTCTTTCTTCCTTAGCTTCTGGAACTTGTTCTCCGGATTCATGGTTCCCAGAACG CAAATTCCAATATGGTGGAGATGGTACTACTGGGCATCACCAGTGGCTTGGACAATCTACGGTCTTGTGACATCTCAGATAGGCGACAAGGTTTCTGAAGTTGAAGTAGCTGGAGAAAGCGGGATTACAGTAAAAGAGTACCTTTACAAGCACTACGGATATGATTATGACTTCCTTGGAGCTGTTGCTGCTGCCCATATCGGTTTTGTTGTACtgttcttctttgttttcgTCTATGGAATCAAGTTCCTCAACTTCCAAAGAAGATGA
- the LOC107174320 gene encoding uncharacterized protein LOC107174320 yields MSTRLTTWADEIVTKRRTIVERMIVQPVSPHRFQVIGGGLKEGLVDLQKKTCSCRMFQLDQLVCAHAIAAYLTHRVDFINLCSDFYTTEWLAMAYAQPVGPIGDVADWEVLDEIQEMQVYPPVEAPPPGRHKELRIPSAGEDVNRRTVRCGRCHELGHNRKRCKNPIASTQS; encoded by the coding sequence ATGAGTACTCGGCTAACAACATGGGCGGATGAAATAGTCACTAAGAGGAGAACTATAGTTGAAAGAATGATAGTTCAGCCGGTGTCTCCGCATCGATTTCAAGTTATAGGTGGTGGGCTTAAGGAAGGTTTGGTTGACTTGCAAAAGAAAACTTGCTCTTGCAGAATGTTTCAGCTTGATCAACTTGTATGTGCTCATGCAATTGCGGCGTATCTAACACACCGGGTCGATTTTATTAACCTTTGCTCGGACTTTTACACTACAGAATGGTTGGCGATGGCTTATGCACAACCAGTGGGGCCAATTGGCGATGTGGCTGATTGGGAAGTTCTAGATGAAATTCAGGAGATGCAAGTATACCCACCTGTTGAGGCACCACCACCTGGCCGTCATAAAGAGCTCAGAATACCCTCGGCTGGCGAGGACGTTAATCGGCGGACTGTAAGATGCGGGCGGTGTCATGAACTGGGCCATAATCGTAAGCGATGTAAGAATCCTATTGCGTCAACTCAAAGTTAG
- the LOC107174318 gene encoding pleiotropic drug resistance protein 2-like isoform X1, translated as MMATDDLARTLSINGRSMSRKGSFSSASKKGWASASLREAWNNPGDVFAKSGREEDEEELKWAAIERLPTYDRVRKTMLKHVLENGRIGYEEVDVSELGMQDKKNLLESILKVVEEDNEKFLLRLRERTDRVGIEIPKIEVRFENLSIEGDAYVGTRALPTLLNTSLNAIEGVLGFLRLFPSKKRKLEILHDVSGIVKPSRMTLLLGPPGSGKTTLLQALSGKSDKSLRVSGRVTYCGHELTEFVPQRTCAYISQHDLHHGEMTVRETLDFSGRCLGVGTRFELLAELSRREKDAGIKPDPEIDAFMKATAMSGLKTSLGTDYVLKILGLDICADIMVGNEMRRGISGGQKKRVTTGEMLVGPAKALFMDEISTGLDSSTTFQIVRFMRQMVHITDVTMIISLLQPAPETYDLFDDIILLSEGEIVYQGPREYVLDFFESVGFRCPERKGAADFLQEVTSRKDQQQYWCKKNEPYRYVSVPEFVEHFKTFHVGQKLTDELRVPYDKSKTHPAGLVKKRYGISNWELFKTCFAREWLLMKRNSFVYVFKTFQITIMSIIAFTVYLRTQMTYGQLIDGGKFYGALFFSLVNVMFNGMAELALTIVRLPAFYKQRDFLFFPAWAFALPIWVLRIPLSLMESSIWILLTYYTIGFAPSATRFFRQLLAFFSVHQMGLSLFRFIAAVSRTQVVANTLGTFTLLLVFVLGGFIVAKDDIKPWMIWGYYVSPMSYGQNAIVLNEFLDERWSAPNPARFLVDEPTVGKALLKARGMYTEDHMFWICIVALLGFSLFFNLCFIAALTYLDPFKETKSVMMEHNDGGKSKKQSNSHAQQNMRAADMSPPSTAPLFEGIDMAVMNTPDNSIIGATSTRKGMVLPFQPLSLAFDHVNYFVDMPAEMKSQGIEENRLQLLQDVSGAFRPGVLTALVGVSGAGKTTLMDVLAGRKTGGYIEGSISISGYPKKQETFARISGYCEQNDIHSPNVTIYESLLYSAWLRLPKDVNTETRKMFVEEVMELVEMKALRNSLVGLPGVDGLSTEQRKRLTIAVELVANPSIIFMDEPTSGLDARAAAIVMRTVRNTVDTGRTVVCTIHQPSIDIFEAFDELFLMKRGGQVIYAGPLGRQSHKLVEYFEAVPGVPKIRDGYNPATWVLEVSSNAVETQLNVDFAAIYADSDLYRRNQQLIKELSSPAPGSKDLYFTTKYSQDFITQCKTCFWKQHWSYWRNPKYNAIRFFLTTVIGALFGMIFWDKGEKTSKEQDLINLLGAMYSAVLFLGASNASSVTSVVAIERTVFYRERAAGMYSSLTYAFAQVSIEAIYVSIQTIVYSLLLYSMIGFHWEVTKFLWFYFFMLMCFMYFTLYGMMLVALTPNQQIATILMSFFLSFWNLFSGFMVPRTQIPIWWRWYYWASPVAWTIYGLVTSQIGDKVSEVEVAGESGITVKEYLYKHYGYDYDFLGAVAAAHIGFVVLFFFVFVYGIKFLNFQRR; from the exons ATGATGGCTACAGATGATCTGGCTAGGACACTGAGCATTAATGGGAGGTCAATGAGCCGGAAGGGGAGTTTTTCGTCGGCAAGTAAAAAAGGTTGGGCCTCCGCTAGTCTCCGGGAGGCATGGAACAATCCGGGGGACGTGTTTGCGAAAAGTGGAAGAGAGGAGGATGAAGAAGAGCTGAAATGGGCAGCTATAGAGAGGCTGCCAACTTATGATCGGGTGAGAAAGACTATGTTGAAGCACGttttggaaaatggaagaATTGGTTATGAAGAAGTTGATGTTAGTGAACTTGGTATGCAAGATAAGAAGAATCTGTTGGAAAGCATACTTAAAGTTGTTGAAGAGGATAATGAGAAGTTTCTTTTGAGGCTTAGAGAAAGAACCGATAG GGTGGGGATTGAAATTCCTAAAATTGAAGTGCGGTTTGAGAATTTGTCGATTGAAGGAGACGCATATGTTGGAACCAGGGCACTTCCAACTCTGCTGAATACTTCCTTGAATGCCATAGAG GGAGTGCTTGGATTTTTGAGACTTTTCCCATCAAAGAAACGGAAATTGGAGATACTCCATGACGTGAGTGGAATTGTCAAACCATCAAG GATGACACTGCTTCTGGGACCTCCAGGATCTGGAAAAACTACATTGCTTCAGGCTCTTTCTGGAAAGAGTGACAAGAGTTTAAGG GTATCAGGCAGAGTCACATACTGTGGCCACGAATTGACGGAGTTTGTTCCTCAAAGAACATGTGCTTATATCAGTCAGCATGATCTTCATCATGGTGAGATGACAGTGAGGGAAACCCTGGATTTCTCTGGACGTTGCTTGGGAGTTGGGACTCGATTCGAGCTCTTGGCGGAGTTGTCAAGGAGAGAAAAGGATGCAGGCATCAAACCAGATCCTGAGATTGATGCATTCATGAAAGCCACAGCAATGTCAGGCCTAAAGACCAGTCTTGGTACTGATTACGTGCTCAAG ATTCTTGGATTGGATATCTGTGCTGATATTATGGTGGGTAATGAGATGAGAAGAGGCATATCCGGTGGACAAAAGAAGCGCGTTACTACag GAGAAATGTTGGTTGGACCTGCCAAAGCTCTTTTCATGGATGAAATATCAACTGGTCTAGACAGCTCCACCACTTTTCAGATTGTGAGGTTTATGAGGCAGATGGTTCACATTACGGATGTGACAATGATAATCTCTCTTCTGCAGCCTGCCCCCGAAACTTATGATCTTTTCGATGACATTATCTTACTTTCAGAGGGAGAGATTGTGTATCAAGGTCCAAGAGAGTATGTGCTTGATTTCTTTGAGAGCGTAGGCTTTAGATGCCCGGAAAGGAAAGGGGCTGCTGATTTCTTGCAAGAGGTAACTTCCAGAAAGGATCAACAGCAGTATTGGTGCAAAAAGAATGAGCCTTACAGATATGTCTCAGTGCCTGAATTTGTTGAACACTTCAAGACATTCCACGTTGGTCAAAAACTGACTGATGAACTCAGAGTGCCTTACGATAAATCTAAAACTCATCCTGCTGGTTTGGTGAAAAAAAGGTATGGCATCTCAAATTGGGAACTCTTCAAGACATGCTTTGCTAGAGAGTGGCTATTGATGAAGCGCAATTCTTTTGTGTATGTATTCAAGACATTTCAGATCACCATCATGTCAATCATTGCCTTTACAGTCTATTTAAGAACACAGATGACGTACGGTCAATTAATAGATGGAGGGAAATTTTATGGTGCATTGTTCTTCAGTCTTGTGAATGTTATGTTCAATGGAATGGCAGAGCTTGCATTGACAATAGTAAGGCTTCCCGCATTTTACAAGCAAAGGGATTTCCTGTTCTTCCCAGCTTGGGCATTTGCCTTGCCAATTTGGGTTCTCAGGATTCCACTCTCCTTGATGGAATCATCGATATGGATTCTCCTTACATACTACACAATTGGGTTTGCTCCTAGTGCCACCAG ATTTTTCCGCCAGCTATTGGCCTTCTTCAGTGTGCATCAGATGGGTCTATCTCTGTTCCGATTCATTGCAGCAGTAAGTAGAACACAAGTTGTGGCAAACACACTCGGAACCTTTACATTGCTGTTGGTTTTTGTACTTGGTGGATTTATTGTTGCCAAAG ATGACATCAAACCATGGATGATATGGGGTTACTACGTTTCTCCTATGTCGTATGGTCAGAATGCCATTGTCCTCAAtgaatttcttgatgaaaGATGGAGTGCA CCCAATCCCGCACGTTTTCTTGTCGATGAACCAACTGTTGGCAAGGCTCTTCTGAAAGCCAGAGGCATGTACACAGAAGACCACATGTTTTGGATATGCATTGTAGCACTGCTTGGATTTTCTCTGTTCTTCAATCTCTGCTTTATAGCAGCACTAACTTACCTTGATC CTTTCAAAGAGACTAAATCTGTTATGATGGAACACAATGACGGAGGCAAGAGTAAGAAGCAGTCAAATTCTCATGCCCAACAAAACATGAGGGCAGCAGACATGAGTCCCCCATCCACTGCTCCTTTGTTTGAAG GCATTGATATGGCAGTCATGAACACTCCAGACAACTCAATAATTGGTGCCACATCTACTAGAAAAGGAATGGTGTTGCCCTTTCAACCATTGTCACTTGCATTTGATCATGTCAATTACTTTGTCGACATGCCTGCT GAAATGAAGAGCCaaggaattgaagaaaatcGGCTCCAACTGTTGCAAGATGTTAGTGGTGCTTTTAGGCCTGGTGTTCTAACAGCATTGGTTGGGGTAAGTGGTGCTGGGAAGACCACTTTGATGGATGTTCTAGCAGGCAGAAAAACTGGGGGTTACATCGAAGGAAGTATCAGCATTTCTGGTTACCCAAAGAAGCAAGAAACTTTTGCTCGCATCAGCGGTTACTGTGAACAGAATGATATTCATTCTCCGAATGTTACAATATATGAGTCCTTGCTGTACTCCGCCTGGCTGCGTCTACCAAAGGATGTCAATACTGAAACGCGAAAG ATGTTTGTTGAGGAAGTCATGGAGTTGGTCGAGATGAAGGCATTGAGGAATTCTCTGGTTGGCCTTCCAGGGGTTGACGGTCTGTCTACTGAGCAGCGAAAGAGACTCACTATAGCCGTAGAattggttgcaaatccatccATCATTTTCATGGATGAACCAACCTCAGGCCTTGATGCTCGAGCTGCTGCCATTGTAATGCGAACTGTAAGAAATACAGTAGATACAGGAAGGACAGTTGTCTGTACAATTCACCAACCCAGCATAGATATTTTTGAAGCGTTTGATGAG CTGTTTTTGATGAAAAGAGGAGGACAAGTTATTTATGCTGGACCCCTTGGTCGCCAATCTCACAAACTCGTAGAGTACTTTGAA GCTGTTCCCGGGGTTCCGAAAATCAGAGATGGTTACAATCCTGCTACATGGGTGCTAGAAGTCAGTTCTAATGCTGTTGAAACTCAACTTAATGTAGATTTTGCTGCAATTTATGCCGACTCTGACCTGTATAG gAGGAATCAACAACTCATCAAAGAGCTAAGCAGTCCAGCACCAGGATCTAAGGACCTTTACTTCACTACCAAATACTCTCAAGACTTCATTACTCAATGCAAGACTTGCTTCTGGAAACAGCACTGGTCCTACTGGAGGAATCCGAAATACAATGCCATTCGATTCTTCCTGACAACAGTTATTGGAGCTCTATTTGGAATGATTTTCTGGGATAAAGGAGAAAAGAC AAGCAAAGAACAAGACCTGATAAATCTGCTTGGAGCTATGTATTCTGCTGTCCTCTTCCTTGGAGCCTCCAACGCTTCCTCTGTGACATCTGTTGTGGCAATCGAAAGAACAGTCTTCTACCGCGAAAGAGCAGCAGGGATGTACTCATCTTTGACTTATGCATTCGCTCAG GTTTCCATAGAGGCAATTTATGTTTCAATCCAGACCATAGTGTACTCTCTGTTGCTTTACTCGATGATCGGGTTCCACTGGGAAGTTACCAAGTTCTTGTGGTTCTATTTTTTCATGTTGATGTGCTTTATGTACTTCACCCTCTATGGAATGATGCTTGTAGCTCTCACTCCAAACCAACAAATCGCTACCATTCTTATGTCTTTCTTCCTTAGCTTCTGGAACTTGTTCTCCGGATTCATGGTTCCCAGAACG CAAATTCCAATATGGTGGAGATGGTACTACTGGGCATCACCAGTGGCTTGGACAATCTACGGTCTTGTGACATCTCAGATAGGCGACAAGGTTTCTGAAGTTGAAGTAGCTGGAGAAAGCGGGATTACAGTAAAAGAGTACCTTTACAAGCACTACGGATATGATTATGACTTCCTTGGAGCTGTTGCTGCTGCCCATATCGGTTTTGTTGTACtgttcttctttgttttcgTCTATGGAATCAAGTTCCTCAACTTCCAAAGAAGATGA